A region of Allocoleopsis franciscana PCC 7113 DNA encodes the following proteins:
- a CDS encoding anti-sigma regulatory factor has translation MSIQSSADVVLVRQSVRQWAVELRFSLVDQTKIVTAASELARNTLDYGGGGTVKLEALQEGIRRGLRLTFEDNGPGISDIDLALKDGFTTGNGLGLGLSGTKRLVNEFNIVSEVGKGTCVTITKWK, from the coding sequence ATGAGCATCCAGTCCTCCGCCGACGTTGTCTTAGTCCGACAATCCGTGCGTCAGTGGGCTGTGGAACTACGTTTTAGTTTGGTAGACCAGACCAAGATTGTCACGGCAGCCAGTGAGTTGGCACGCAACACTCTGGATTATGGCGGTGGCGGTACAGTCAAGCTGGAAGCTCTACAGGAAGGAATCCGTCGAGGCTTGCGACTGACTTTTGAAGACAACGGGCCAGGGATTTCAGATATTGATTTGGCTCTAAAAGACGGCTTCACCACTGGCAACGGACTCGGTCTAGGGCTAAGCGGTACAAAACGACTGGTCAACGAATTCAATATTGTTTCCGAGGTCGGAAAAGGCACCTGCGTCACTATTACCAAGTGGAAATAA
- a CDS encoding STAS domain-containing protein, producing MERIPILQMGEFLLVTIQVDMHDRLAMTLQDDLTNRIVQISARGVLIDISALEIVDSFIGRILGNIAKMSRVLDAETVVVGMQPAVAITLVELGLSLTGIRTALNVEKGMARLRASLAASARENADGHSEV from the coding sequence ATGGAACGTATCCCCATCCTGCAAATGGGTGAATTCCTGCTAGTGACGATCCAAGTCGATATGCATGACCGCCTAGCCATGACCTTGCAGGACGACCTAACGAACCGGATTGTCCAAATCAGTGCTCGTGGTGTGCTGATTGATATCTCCGCCTTGGAAATAGTGGATTCCTTTATCGGGCGGATACTAGGGAACATTGCCAAAATGTCGAGGGTACTGGATGCCGAAACCGTTGTGGTGGGAATGCAGCCAGCCGTTGCTATCACCTTGGTCGAGTTGGGACTGTCCCTCACTGGTATTCGCACCGCCTTAAATGTTGAAAAAGGAATGGCTCGCCTGCGTGCCTCGTTGGCAGCTTCTGCTAGAGAGAACGCGGATGGACATAGTGAGGTCTGA
- a CDS encoding STAS domain-containing protein produces the protein MSLSGKSKIPEILKNYQVQLLEDWLQQQITDGTRQGLHKETELREECREFLDLFKNAVQQGDLSDTHAPEWKGVREMLASVSRTRSQKGFTPTETATFVFSFKQPLFTRLRAELAQDAVSLIEEIVLASNLLDELGLWTTEIYQKTREEVIMRQQEELMELSTPVVKLWDGILALPIIGTLDSARTQVVMESLLQKIVETGSEVAIIDITGVPTVDTLTAQHLLKTVTAARLMGADCILSGIRPQIAQTIVYLGVDLADMVTKASLADAFALALKRTGASISRTNRGMV, from the coding sequence ATGAGCTTGAGCGGCAAAAGTAAAATTCCAGAGATTCTTAAAAATTATCAAGTCCAACTATTGGAGGATTGGCTGCAACAGCAAATAACCGATGGTACCCGCCAAGGTTTGCACAAAGAGACGGAGTTGCGAGAGGAGTGCAGAGAGTTCCTAGATCTGTTCAAAAATGCTGTACAGCAGGGTGACTTGAGTGATACTCACGCACCAGAGTGGAAGGGGGTGCGAGAAATGTTGGCGAGTGTTTCCCGGACTCGCTCCCAAAAAGGCTTTACGCCTACGGAAACAGCAACCTTTGTTTTCTCATTTAAGCAACCTCTGTTCACCCGTCTGCGAGCCGAACTCGCGCAGGATGCTGTTAGCCTGATTGAGGAAATTGTGCTAGCCAGTAACTTGCTCGACGAGCTGGGACTCTGGACGACTGAGATCTATCAAAAAACTCGCGAAGAAGTGATTATGCGCCAGCAAGAGGAGCTGATGGAGCTGTCAACGCCAGTGGTAAAACTATGGGACGGCATTTTAGCCCTACCGATTATTGGCACCTTGGATAGTGCCCGAACTCAAGTGGTGATGGAGTCTCTGTTACAGAAAATTGTTGAGACGGGTTCGGAAGTGGCGATTATTGACATTACAGGTGTGCCAACCGTCGATACTCTGACGGCTCAGCACTTACTGAAGACAGTCACCGCCGCTCGTCTGATGGGCGCGGATTGCATCCTCAGTGGGATTCGTCCTCAGATTGCCCAAACCATTGTATATCTGGGCGTCGATTTGGCTGATATGGTGACGAAAGCGTCGCTGGCAGATGCCTTTGCGCTAGCTCTCAAGCGAACTGGGGCGTCGATTAGTCGCACCAATCGCGGTATGGTATAG
- a CDS encoding acylase: MIRQRLLWIFSLLFCLVLVLVVSIRNPAAGSDRTEILWDTWGIPHIYGKSDGELFHAFGWAQMHSHGDLIMRLYAQARGRAAEYLGESYLDSDKYVRTMGIPERAKEWYQEQNPAMRGDLDAFAAGMNAYAQEHPDQINNELKSVLPVDGVDVLAHVQRVIHFNFMINPQSVEALRSRPSVAGSNAWAIAPSKSASGNAMLLANPHLPWSDFYLWYEAQLTAPGMDAYGVTLVGMPILAIAFNESLGWTVTVNTHDGWDAYELTLADQGYRWDGKVRPFETETQTLKVKQANGTLREEPFVVTRSLHGPIVAQQNGKAIAVRVVGLDQPNMMEQLWGMARANQLSEFEAALKPLQLPMFNILYADHQGHILYVFNGQVPIHPKGNWNDWQDVVPADTTATLWTKTHPYQDLPRVLDPPSGWLQNANDPPWTVTFPAALNANDYPSDMAPRFMHWRAQRSAKLLMEKEKISFEQMIADKFSSRMELADRVLDDLIRAARQSGSELANQAADVLQAWDRNADAESRGAALFAAWARTMPAQNRYANPWNENSPLTTPNGLADPEGAVKVLETAATTVKLLYGALDVPWGQVARLRYGKVDLPASGGPGMFGIFRVIDVMPSSADGRFQSFAGDTYIAAIEFANPIRAKVLNTYGNSTQPSSPHVGDQLALYARNEMRPVWRTRKEIEENLESRQVF; the protein is encoded by the coding sequence GTGATTAGACAACGCTTATTATGGATTTTTTCCTTACTGTTTTGCCTAGTTCTAGTTTTAGTTGTGAGTATTCGTAATCCAGCAGCGGGTTCAGACCGCACAGAAATTCTCTGGGATACTTGGGGTATCCCCCATATCTATGGAAAAAGCGATGGGGAACTCTTTCACGCCTTCGGCTGGGCGCAAATGCACAGTCATGGTGACTTGATTATGCGCTTGTACGCTCAAGCAAGAGGACGGGCGGCTGAGTATTTAGGTGAAAGTTACCTGGATTCGGATAAATATGTCAGAACCATGGGCATTCCGGAACGAGCCAAGGAATGGTATCAGGAACAGAACCCAGCTATGCGCGGCGACCTGGATGCGTTTGCGGCGGGAATGAATGCTTATGCCCAAGAACATCCCGACCAAATTAACAATGAACTCAAGTCGGTGTTACCTGTCGATGGGGTGGATGTGCTGGCTCATGTGCAACGGGTGATTCATTTTAACTTTATGATTAACCCGCAAAGTGTGGAGGCACTCCGTTCTCGTCCCAGTGTGGCTGGTTCCAATGCTTGGGCGATCGCACCTTCTAAATCAGCGAGTGGTAACGCCATGCTACTGGCTAACCCCCACTTACCTTGGTCAGACTTTTATCTGTGGTATGAAGCGCAGCTTACTGCCCCCGGAATGGATGCTTACGGGGTGACTTTGGTGGGAATGCCAATCCTGGCGATCGCGTTTAATGAGTCTCTGGGTTGGACGGTGACGGTGAACACCCATGATGGCTGGGATGCTTACGAACTGACACTAGCCGATCAGGGTTATCGTTGGGATGGCAAGGTTCGCCCGTTTGAAACCGAAACCCAAACCCTGAAAGTCAAACAAGCAAACGGTACACTACGGGAAGAACCCTTCGTTGTGACGCGATCGCTTCACGGCCCCATTGTCGCCCAACAAAATGGTAAAGCCATTGCCGTGCGCGTAGTTGGATTAGACCAGCCGAATATGATGGAACAATTGTGGGGCATGGCACGGGCAAACCAGTTGAGCGAATTTGAGGCGGCATTAAAGCCTTTGCAGTTGCCGATGTTCAACATCCTCTATGCCGACCATCAGGGTCATATTTTATATGTATTCAACGGTCAGGTGCCCATACACCCAAAAGGAAATTGGAACGACTGGCAGGATGTTGTACCCGCAGATACCACAGCGACGCTGTGGACGAAAACCCACCCCTATCAAGACTTACCGCGTGTCCTCGACCCTCCTTCCGGCTGGTTACAGAATGCCAACGATCCCCCCTGGACAGTCACCTTTCCCGCAGCACTCAATGCCAACGATTATCCCTCCGATATGGCACCCCGTTTCATGCATTGGCGGGCGCAGCGTTCAGCCAAGCTGCTGATGGAGAAAGAAAAAATCAGCTTTGAGCAGATGATTGCGGATAAGTTCTCCTCCCGCATGGAATTAGCGGATCGAGTTCTGGATGACTTAATTCGGGCGGCACGTCAGTCGGGTAGCGAATTAGCGAATCAGGCGGCTGATGTCTTGCAAGCTTGGGATCGCAACGCGGATGCAGAGAGTCGGGGTGCTGCACTCTTCGCCGCTTGGGCACGAACCATGCCTGCTCAAAACCGATACGCCAATCCCTGGAATGAAAATTCTCCTCTCACCACACCGAACGGTTTGGCTGACCCTGAAGGTGCAGTAAAGGTGCTGGAGACCGCCGCCACCACGGTAAAATTACTCTACGGAGCGTTGGATGTGCCATGGGGTCAGGTGGCTCGGCTACGGTATGGCAAGGTGGATTTACCGGCGAGTGGTGGCCCAGGTATGTTTGGCATTTTCCGGGTGATCGACGTGATGCCTTCTTCAGCGGATGGACGCTTCCAATCCTTTGCGGGTGATACTTATATTGCCGCCATTGAGTTTGCTAATCCCATCCGGGCAAAAGTTCTGAACACCTACGGGAATTCGACTCAGCCTAGTTCACCACATGTTGGCGATCAACTGGCTTTGTATGCCCGTAATGAAATGCGACCCGTTTGGCGTACCCGCAAGGAAATAGAGGAGAACTTAGAATCGCGCCAAGTTTTTTAG
- a CDS encoding Uma2 family endonuclease: MVKTPSQHWTIPPLENGDRLNRYEFERRYNAMPNLNKAELIEGIVYMPAALRFKSHGQPHGWMIGWLVTYEATTPGVALGVEPTVRLDIDNEPQPDAVLLIMPQAGGQARLSEDDYIEGAPELVVEIAASSVGIDLHAKKQAYRRNGVKEYIVWQVLDQKISWFYLDKGEYLDLPTDTDGIVRSRVFPGLWLAVVELLAGNMQGVLAVLQEGVQSPEHAAFVQKLASY, from the coding sequence ATGGTTAAAACACCCTCTCAGCATTGGACAATTCCCCCTTTAGAAAATGGCGATCGCTTAAACCGTTACGAATTTGAGCGCCGTTACAACGCCATGCCCAATCTGAACAAAGCTGAGTTAATCGAGGGGATTGTCTACATGCCTGCTGCACTACGTTTCAAGAGTCACGGTCAACCTCATGGCTGGATGATCGGATGGTTGGTAACTTACGAAGCTACAACACCAGGTGTTGCGTTGGGAGTTGAACCAACGGTGCGGCTTGATATCGACAACGAACCTCAACCGGATGCAGTACTCCTAATCATGCCACAAGCAGGGGGTCAAGCACGATTGAGTGAGGATGATTATATTGAAGGTGCTCCAGAGTTAGTTGTCGAAATTGCCGCTAGCAGTGTGGGAATCGATCTTCATGCTAAAAAACAAGCTTATCGCCGGAATGGGGTGAAGGAATATATTGTCTGGCAAGTGCTCGATCAAAAAATTAGCTGGTTCTATCTAGATAAGGGTGAGTATCTCGATTTACCAACTGATACTGATGGAATTGTCCGGAGTCGAGTCTTTCCGGGGTTGTGGTTAGCGGTTGTAGAGTTATTAGCTGGGAATATGCAGGGCGTATTGGCAGTTTTACAAGAGGGAGTGCAATCTCCTGAACATGCCGCATTTGTCCAGAAATTAGCTAGTTACTAA
- a CDS encoding response regulator translates to MTNFFAVITASLLGTPCHRSLNSSTELDVCVKLVENKEEAINYLKGKKTDANRQRYPLPDLILISVTMPHLSGLCLLSWLKRQPELIHIPIVMISDVDKKDQAMNLGAIAYIFKTLCFTDLTEVVRAFLLSGNHRTKEQCQSSNKRSEQLQGFASPSTISKEMSTRGVMKAASWRKRGQKIGHSSLQVPL, encoded by the coding sequence TTGACTAATTTTTTTGCCGTAATTACTGCTTCTCTACTCGGCACTCCTTGCCATCGTAGTCTAAACTCCAGTACAGAGTTAGATGTTTGCGTCAAATTGGTTGAGAACAAAGAGGAAGCGATAAATTACCTAAAAGGCAAAAAAACTGATGCTAATCGACAGCGGTATCCCTTACCTGATTTGATACTAATCAGTGTAACAATGCCTCATCTATCCGGTCTTTGCTTACTGTCATGGCTAAAGCGGCAGCCTGAACTGATACATATACCTATTGTGATGATTAGCGATGTGGACAAAAAAGACCAAGCCATGAACCTAGGTGCGATCGCCTACATTTTCAAAACCCTCTGTTTTACAGACTTAACCGAAGTTGTCAGGGCTTTTCTCCTGTCAGGAAACCATCGAACTAAGGAGCAATGCCAATCCTCAAATAAGCGTTCCGAGCAGTTGCAAGGCTTTGCAAGTCCTTCAACTATCAGCAAGGAAATGAGTACTCGTGGTGTGATGAAGGCTGCCTCTTGGCGAAAAAGAGGTCAGAAAATAGGTCACTCTAGTCTTCAAGTGCCATTGTGA
- a CDS encoding NF041680 family putative transposase yields the protein MNYKQLQEFRQQVYDLINFAQDATFELTDAVLTTRNVYSLAEFSLSPFFRRKWPSIYEALQDCRPNRNKLMRLYIKQILVQERPVLAVDHTAWARVHSPTLQDRTYCHQPSAIASNKPISIGQGYSTIAWIPEHKGSWALPLRHERITSWENPISKAAWQIKQACKYLPLRPMILLDSEYGNASLLNQTAQIEADFLMRIRSNRCLYSAPPAYTGKGRPRKHGQKFKLNDSSTWWEATEMVEVEDSRFGQLRVRMWQDLHFSGSASIAMQLILVERILPEQSHSKSQPLWLVWVGQEMLPLPEIWRQYLRRFAVDHWYRFLKQRLHWTVPQLSTPCQCERWSDLMPILTWELWLARDLVAQHHLPWQKPLSNLTPGRVAESFALLLPEIGTPAVSPKPRGKSPGWQAGNKRTKKTRYPVVKKGKTPHKKRTKKAA from the coding sequence ATGAACTATAAACAACTTCAAGAATTTCGCCAACAAGTTTACGACTTAATTAACTTCGCGCAGGATGCTACTTTTGAGTTGACTGATGCTGTACTCACAACTCGCAATGTCTATAGCCTAGCTGAATTTTCTTTAAGTCCCTTTTTTCGACGGAAGTGGCCGAGCATATATGAAGCTCTACAAGACTGTAGACCGAATCGCAACAAGTTAATGCGCCTGTATATCAAACAGATACTAGTGCAGGAGCGCCCCGTTTTAGCCGTAGATCATACGGCTTGGGCAAGAGTTCATTCACCAACATTGCAAGACCGTACTTACTGCCATCAGCCAAGTGCGATCGCTTCCAACAAACCGATTAGTATCGGTCAAGGATACAGTACCATAGCTTGGATACCCGAACATAAGGGCAGTTGGGCATTACCTTTGAGACATGAGCGGATTACCAGTTGGGAGAATCCGATTAGCAAAGCTGCTTGGCAAATCAAACAAGCTTGTAAGTATTTGCCACTACGTCCGATGATTTTACTCGATAGTGAATATGGCAATGCTTCCTTGCTCAATCAAACAGCCCAGATAGAAGCCGACTTTTTGATGAGGATTCGTTCTAATCGTTGTTTATACTCAGCACCTCCTGCCTATACAGGTAAGGGACGACCCAGAAAACATGGTCAAAAATTTAAGCTCAACGACTCATCAACTTGGTGGGAAGCTACTGAAATGGTTGAAGTTGAGGACTCAAGGTTTGGGCAACTTCGAGTCCGGATGTGGCAAGACCTGCATTTTTCTGGTAGTGCTTCAATTGCTATGCAATTAATTTTAGTCGAACGTATCCTGCCGGAGCAATCACACTCAAAGTCTCAACCGTTATGGTTGGTGTGGGTAGGTCAGGAAATGCTGCCCCTGCCTGAGATTTGGCGACAATATTTACGTCGCTTTGCTGTTGACCACTGGTATCGTTTTCTTAAACAACGATTACATTGGACAGTTCCTCAACTGAGTACTCCATGCCAATGTGAAAGGTGGAGTGATTTAATGCCCATATTGACTTGGGAATTATGGTTAGCTAGAGACTTGGTGGCACAACACCACCTTCCTTGGCAAAAACCCCTGTCAAATTTAACTCCTGGGCGGGTGGCTGAGTCGTTCGCATTACTTTTACCGGAGATTGGCACACCGGCTGTCTCTCCCAAACCCCGTGGAAAGTCTCCGGGTTGGCAAGCCGGGAACAAACGTACTAAAAAAACTCGTTACCCAGTAGTGAAAAAAGGAAAAACACCACACAAAAAACGGACAAAAAAAGCTGCTTAA
- a CDS encoding response regulator encodes MNTTILLVEDNPDDQFLIQRALNKRLLNKVNLVAAWSKPVEKTANYNSSSLNKIDLSYPPSSSVGEGTDWRLDYDKLTQR; translated from the coding sequence ATGAATACTACCATTCTCTTAGTCGAAGATAATCCTGACGACCAATTTCTGATTCAACGCGCCCTCAATAAGCGTCTCCTGAATAAGGTTAACTTAGTCGCGGCTTGGTCAAAGCCTGTGGAAAAAACGGCAAATTATAATTCCTCTAGTTTGAATAAAATAGACCTTTCTTACCCTCCTAGTTCATCGGTTGGTGAAGGTACAGACTGGAGATTAGACTACGACAAACTAACTCAGCGATAA
- a CDS encoding EI24 domain-containing protein produces MWKVLSGFGLLTGATYPFRVLAVFRRTPRLWGYVAIPILVNCIVGVVLYAGLLFFGWDSVAYLMGSLTHWVDSLITNLPRWLGILDYLIIGVGWLLRLLLVVGLLLLTGFVLVQFGVLLGAPWYGQLSEQLEELRTGQLHIVEVGIVRDIGRAILFELKKLVLVVGVGVVLLLLNLVPGIGTLAATVGGFALATTIVCLDFMDAPLERRRLRFREKLRIVFRSLPASASFSWVCLALVSVPLLNLLTIPLCVASGTLFFCDQVLPGGEANRVSPGADGLLLTQTRQKRQQRS; encoded by the coding sequence ATGTGGAAAGTATTGAGTGGATTTGGATTGCTGACAGGGGCGACTTACCCGTTTCGGGTTCTAGCGGTTTTCAGGCGCACTCCCCGCCTCTGGGGGTATGTCGCTATACCGATTCTGGTCAATTGTATCGTCGGTGTTGTCCTGTATGCGGGATTACTCTTCTTTGGTTGGGACAGCGTGGCGTATCTCATGGGTAGTCTGACTCATTGGGTAGACTCCCTGATTACGAACCTGCCAAGATGGCTGGGTATTTTGGATTATTTAATTATTGGTGTTGGCTGGTTGCTGCGCTTGCTACTGGTAGTCGGCTTACTGCTACTGACTGGCTTTGTACTGGTGCAATTTGGGGTGTTGCTGGGTGCGCCGTGGTATGGTCAACTTTCTGAGCAGTTGGAGGAACTTCGCACCGGTCAGCTCCATATAGTAGAAGTAGGGATTGTGCGAGATATTGGACGAGCCATCTTATTTGAGTTGAAGAAATTAGTGCTAGTCGTGGGAGTGGGGGTTGTATTACTCCTGTTGAACTTAGTACCGGGTATTGGGACGTTAGCCGCTACAGTGGGTGGCTTTGCACTGGCGACAACCATTGTCTGCCTCGACTTTATGGATGCACCCCTCGAACGCCGCCGCCTGCGCTTTCGGGAAAAGCTGAGAATTGTATTCCGCAGTTTACCCGCGAGTGCTAGTTTTAGTTGGGTTTGTTTGGCACTGGTGAGTGTGCCACTGTTGAATCTTCTGACAATTCCGCTGTGTGTGGCATCGGGAACGTTATTTTTTTGCGATCAGGTTTTACCGGGTGGCGAAGCCAATCGCGTTTCACCGGGTGCCGATGGTCTTCTCTTGACACAAACGCGACAGAAACGGCAGCAGCGAAGCTGA
- a CDS encoding NUDIX domain-containing protein, with protein MDETRQQHWKTLDRFLEIRSPWFTLLGEHLEDDRQQVIDYWRVEKTDSVVLLTLHDGQLLFPMLNYRPGLGEATLDFPGGRVSEGQTPETAVPKILEKELGLREDAIAHLTLLNPKGWAINSSFSNQKLYGFVVEIDPTISVNSDLVAATYPTTSEGIRSLLQDLTCLQCRAVLFEWQNQLS; from the coding sequence ATGGATGAAACTCGCCAACAGCACTGGAAAACCTTAGACCGATTTTTGGAAATCCGTTCCCCTTGGTTCACGTTATTGGGTGAACATTTAGAAGACGATCGCCAGCAAGTGATCGATTATTGGCGAGTGGAAAAAACAGATTCGGTGGTTCTGTTGACCCTTCATGACGGTCAGCTACTGTTTCCCATGTTGAATTATCGCCCTGGATTGGGAGAAGCAACGCTCGATTTTCCGGGTGGGCGTGTCAGTGAGGGGCAAACACCCGAAACGGCAGTGCCGAAAATTTTAGAGAAGGAATTGGGCTTAAGGGAGGATGCGATCGCACACCTTACTCTCCTTAACCCTAAGGGTTGGGCGATTAATAGTTCGTTCTCCAACCAAAAACTCTACGGTTTTGTCGTAGAAATCGATCCGACAATCTCGGTAAACTCTGACCTTGTGGCAGCTACCTATCCCACGACATCGGAAGGCATTCGCAGCTTACTTCAAGATTTAACTTGCCTTCAGTGTCGAGCTGTACTTTTCGAGTGGCAAAATCAATTGAGTTAA
- a CDS encoding aldo/keto reductase has translation MEYKRLGDSDLLVSEICLGTMTYGHQNTIEDAREQLDYAIAQGINFIDTAEMYPVPGRADTQGKTEEYIGDWLVQQPRDKLIIATKVAGPTSRLSWIRGEKRQIDRPNVEQAVEDSLKRLRTDYIDLYQIHWPDRYVPLFGAPDYDKAQERETTPIAEQLEIFADLIKAGKIRYLGLSNETPWGVCEFCHLAKQLGLPKIVSIQNAFNLINRVFQIHLAEACRFNNVGLLAYSPLGFGVLTGKHLNGKAEQSRMALFPGFGQRYDKTNMIEAVRAYVEIAHKHNLTPAQLALAFVRSRWFVTSTIIGATTMGQLQENLNSLEVTLDQDILAEIDRVYARYPNPTP, from the coding sequence ATGGAATATAAAAGACTCGGCGATAGCGATTTGTTAGTATCTGAAATCTGCCTGGGAACGATGACCTATGGTCATCAAAACACGATAGAGGACGCCCGTGAGCAACTCGATTATGCCATTGCCCAAGGTATCAACTTCATCGATACTGCCGAGATGTATCCGGTACCGGGACGGGCCGATACTCAGGGAAAGACTGAAGAATATATCGGTGATTGGTTGGTTCAGCAGCCGCGAGACAAACTGATTATCGCCACCAAGGTAGCAGGCCCTACCTCTCGCTTAAGTTGGATTCGAGGGGAAAAACGCCAAATTGACCGTCCCAATGTCGAGCAAGCGGTAGAGGATAGCCTCAAGCGTTTACGCACAGATTACATTGACCTCTACCAAATCCACTGGCCCGATCGCTATGTTCCCCTATTTGGTGCACCGGATTATGACAAGGCGCAGGAACGAGAGACTACACCCATTGCCGAACAACTGGAGATATTTGCCGATCTGATCAAAGCGGGTAAAATTCGCTACTTGGGTTTGAGTAATGAGACCCCTTGGGGGGTATGCGAGTTTTGCCATTTAGCGAAACAATTGGGATTGCCGAAAATTGTCTCGATTCAGAATGCTTTCAACTTAATCAACCGGGTATTTCAGATTCACCTTGCCGAAGCCTGTCGGTTCAATAATGTGGGTTTGTTGGCCTATAGTCCCTTGGGATTTGGTGTTTTGACGGGCAAACATCTCAATGGCAAAGCGGAACAGTCCCGGATGGCTTTATTTCCGGGATTTGGTCAGCGCTATGACAAAACTAATATGATAGAAGCAGTAAGGGCTTATGTGGAAATTGCCCACAAGCATAACCTGACTCCGGCACAGTTAGCATTGGCATTTGTGCGATCGCGTTGGTTTGTTACCAGTACCATTATTGGGGCAACCACAATGGGACAGCTTCAGGAGAATCTCAACAGTTTAGAGGTGACGCTGGATCAAGATATTTTGGCAGAAATCGATCGGGTTTATGCTCGGTATCCTAATCCCACTCCATAA